The Carassius gibelio isolate Cgi1373 ecotype wild population from Czech Republic chromosome B9, carGib1.2-hapl.c, whole genome shotgun sequence genome includes a region encoding these proteins:
- the LOC127964359 gene encoding spermine oxidase-like: protein MFSLSLSKQLEIAAGMSSCSGPKDAKVVIVGSGFAGLAAAATLVKGGFENVLVLEAKERIGGRVHTIKPFTENIIEVGANWIHGQKGNYLYKFAMEKNLLCEGPSASKNMCLPRSVTPQDYFFKEDGKQVSKTVVDQVCSNFSKLTDKAFEDELERKHRELSLGAYLDDAFGESPLAEKEDAHQVFEWCKRAECTDEACSSLYEVSASQINYYTALEGGFFNTLGPGGYQAILDVLLKDLPSGTIQCSAPVKSIQWDLVKKGHCEDQRYPVQLVCENGQSFEADHVIVTVSLGVLKDKASTMFEPPLPPTKLSAIENLGFGIVDKIFLFFEKRFWPDDCAGVQLLWKEGPEDKDVYESLSEGEAWKKTWFKKITGFDTVARHPTALCGWITGREALYMEKLPDSEIRDNCVRLLRSFTGWSVPEVSKTLISRWGSDSHVRGSYTFIPDGVDGVKAHNALASPLPPNDESKGRKHLQVLFAGEATHENFYTTTHGAYLTGVREAERLISYYAD, encoded by the exons ATGTTCAGCCTTTCTCTCTCTAAACAGCTCGAAATAGCAGCAGGAATGAGCTCTTGTTCTGGACCAAAAGATGCTAAAGTTGTAATTGTAGGTTCAGGTTTTGCAGGGTTGGCCGCTGCAGCCACATTGGTGAAGGGAGGATTTGAAAATGTCCTGGTTCTTGAGGCGAAGGAAAGAATTGGAGGTCGAGTGCACACCATTAAACCCTTCACCGAGAACATCATTGAAGTTGGAGCGAACTGGATCCACGGACAGAAAGGTAACTACCTATACAAGTTTGCGATGGAGAAGAACTTGCTATGCGAGGGACCTTCTGCATCCAAAAACATGTGCCTGCCCCGTTCTGTAACCCCTCAAGATTACTTTTTCAAAGAAGATGGGAAGCAGGTCTCCAAAACAGTTGTAgatcaggtgtgttcaaactTCAGCAAGCTCACCGACAAAGCTTTTGAGGACGAACTTGAGCGCAAGCACAGGGAACTAAGTCTTGGTGCTTATCTGGATGATGCCTTTGGTGAATCTCctttagcagagaaagaagatgcCCACCAAGTTTTTGAATGGTGCAAAAGGGCTGAATGCACAGATGAGGCTTGCTCTAGCCTCTATGAGGTGTCTGCGTCTCAGATTAACTATTACACTGCTTTAGAGGGAGGATTTTTTAACACTTTGGGACCTGGTGGCTATCAAGCAATTTTAGATGTTCTCCTGAAAGATCTGCCTTCAGGAACCATCCAGTGTAGTGCACCTGTCAAGAGCATCCAATGGGATCTGGTCAAAAAGGGCCACTGTGAAGACCAAAGGTATCCTGTTCAGCTCGTTTGTGAAAATGGACAGAGCTTTGAGGCAGACCATGTGATCGTCACCGTTTCTCTGGGGGTTCTCAAAGATAAAGCCTCAACCATGTTTGAACCTCCCTTACCGCCAACAAAACTTTCTGCGATTGAGAATCTCGGATTTGGCATAGTAGAcaaaatattcttgttttttgAGAAGAGATTCTGGCCAGATGACTGTGCTGGGGTGCAGTTGTTGTGGAAAGAGGGGCCTGAAGATAAAGATGTTTATGAGTCTCTGTCTGAAGGAGAAGCCTGGAAGAAGACGTGGTTTAAGAAGATCACTGGTTTTGATACAGTGGCCCGTCATCCCACGGCTCTGTGTGGCTGGATCACAGGTAGAGAAGCACTGTATATGGAGAAGCTTCCGGACAGTGAAATACGAGATAACTGTGTAAG GTTGCTCAGGTCTTTCACAGGCTGGTCAGTGCCAGAGGTCTCAAAGACGCTGATCTCCAGATGGGGCTCTGATTCTCACGTCCGTGGCTCCTACACATTTATTCCTGATGGGGTCGATGGAGTGAAAGCACACAATGCATTAGCATCACCTCTTCCTCCTAATGATGAATCCAAAGGGAGGAAG CACCTGCAGGTGTTGTTTGCTGGTGAAGCTACACATGAGAACTTCTACACCACGACCCATGGAGCGTATCTCACAGGGGTCAGAGAAGCAGAGCGACTCATTAGCTATTACGCTGATTGA
- the LOC127964362 gene encoding spermine oxidase-like, producing MSSCSGPEDAKVVIVGSGFAGLAAAATLVKGGFENVLVLEAKERIGGRVHSTKPFTEKVIEVGANWIHGQKGNPLYKIAKEQNLLSEGPSASKNMCLQDYFFKEDGKQVSKTVVDQVCSNFSKLTDKAFEDELDRKHRKLSLGAYLNDAFGEFPQSRTEEGQQVFEWCKRNECTDEACSSLYEVSASQSSNYIDLEGEFFNTLGPGGYRAILDVLLKDLPSGTIQCSAPVKSIRWDLVKKGHCEDQRYPVQLVCENGQSFEADHVIVTVSLGVLKDKASTMFEPPLPKKKLSAIENLDFGIVDKIFLFFEKRFWPDDCAGVQLLWKEGPEDKDVYESLSEGEAWKKTWFKKITGFDTVARHPTALCGWITGREALYMEKLPDSEIRDNCVRLLRSFTGWSVPEVSKMLISRWGSDSHVRGSYTFIPDGVDGVKAHKALASPLPPKDKCRGRKHLQVLFAGEATHENFYTTTHGAYLTGLREAERLISYYAD from the exons ATGAGCTCCTGCTCTGGACCAGAAGATGCTAAAGTTGTAATTGTAGGTTCAGGTTTTGCAGGGTTGGCTGCTGCAGCCACATTGGTGAAGGGAGGATTTGAAAATGTCCTGGTTCTTGAGGCGAAGGAAAGAATTGGAGGTCGAGTACACAGTACTAAACCCTTCACTGAGAAAGTCATTGAAGTTGGAGCGAACTGGATCCACGGACAGAAAGGAAACCCCCTGTACAAGATTGCGAAAGAGCAGAATCTGTTATCCGAGGGACCTTCTGCATCCAAAAACATGTGCCTgcaagattacttttttaaagaagatGGGAAGCAGGTCTCCAAAACAGTTGTAgatcaggtgtgttcaaactTCAGCAAGCTCACCGACAAAGCTTTTGAGGACGAACTTGACCGCAAGCACAGGAAACTAAGTCTGGGTGCTTATCTGAATGATGCCTTTGGTGAATTTCCTCAATCACGAACAGAAGAAGGCCAGCAAGTTTTTGAATGGTGCAAAAGGAATGAATGCACAGACGAGGCTTGCTCTAGCCTCTATGAGGTGTCTGCCTCTCAGAGTAGCAATTACATTGATTTAGAGGGAGAATTTTTTAACACTTTGGGACCAGGTGGCTATCGAGCAATTTTAGATGTTCTCCTGAAAGATCTACCTTCAGGAACCATCCAGTGTAGTGCACCTGTCAAGAGCATCCGATGGGATCTGGTCAAAAAGGGCCACTGTGAAGACCAAAGGTATCCTGTTCAGCTCGTTTGTGAAAATGGACAGAGCTTTGAGGCAGACCATGTGATCGTCACCGTTTCTCTGGGGGTTCTCAAAGATAAAGCTTCAACCATGTTTGAACCGcccttaccaaaaaaaaaactgtctgcgATTGAGAATCTCGACTTTGGCATAGTAGAcaaaatattcttgttttttgAGAAGAGATTCTGGCCAGATGACTGTGCCGGAGTGCAGTTGTTGTGGAAAGAGGGGCCTGAAGATAAAGATGTTTATGAGTCTCTGTCTGAAGGAGAAGCTTGGAAGAAGACGTGGTTCAAGAAGATCACTGGTTTTGATACAGTGGCCCGTCATCCCACGGCTCTGTGTGGCTGGATCACAGGTAGAGAAGCACTGTATATGGAGAAGCTTCCGGACAGTGAAATACGAGATAACTGTGTAAG GTTGCTCAGGTCTTTCACAGGCTGGTCAGTGCCAGAGGTCTCAAAGATGCTTATCTCCAGATGGGGCTCTGATTCTCACGTCCGTGGCTCCTACACATTTATTCCGGATGGTGTTGATGGAGTGAAAGCACACAAGGCATTAGCATCACCTCTTCCTCCTAAAGATAAATGCAGAGGGAGGAAG CACCTGCAGGTGTTGTTTGCTGGTGAAGCTACACATGAGAACTTCTACACCACGACCCATGGAGCGTATCTCACAGGGCTCAGAGAAGCAGAGCGACTCATAAGCTATTATGCTGATTGA
- the LOC127964360 gene encoding spermine oxidase-like, with protein sequence MSSCSGPEDAKVVIVGSGFAGLAAAATLVKGGFENVLVLEAKERIGGRVHTIKPFTENIIEVGANWIHGQKGNPLYKIAKEENLLSEGTSSKKSRSVTSEDYFFKEDGKQVSTKLVDQVCSYFSKLTDKASDDELEPRHRELSRGAYLDDAFGESPLAEKEDAHQVFEWCKRNECTDEACSSLYEVSASTISNYTALKGEFFNTLGPGGYRAILDVLLKDLPSGTIQCSAPVKSIQWDLVKKGHCEDQRYPVQLVCENGQSFEADHVIVTVSLGVLKDKASTMFEPPLPPTKLAAIENLGFGIVDKIFLFFEKRFWPDDCAGVQLLWKEGPEDKDVYESLSEGEAWKKTWFKKITGFDTVARHPTALCGWITGREALYMEKLPDSEIRDNCVRLLRSFTGWSVPEVSKMLISRWGSDSHVRGSYTFIPDGVDGVKAQKALASPLPPKDESKGRKHLQVLFAGEATNENFYTTTHGAYLTGVREAERLINYYAD encoded by the exons ATGAGCTCTTGTTCTGGACCAGAAGATGCTAAAGTTGTAATTGTAGGTTCAGGTTTTGCAGGGTTGGCTGCTGCAGCCACATTGGTGAAGGGAGGATTTGAAAATGTCCTGGTTCTTGAGGCGAAGGAAAGAATTGGAGGTCGAGTGCACACCATTAAACCCTTCACCGAGAACATCATTGAAGTTGGAGCGAACTGGATCCATGGACAGAAAGGAAACCCCCTGTACAAGATTGCAAAAGAGGAGAATCTACTATCCGAAGGAACTTCATCCAAAAAGTCCCGTTCTGTAACCTCTGAAGATTACTTTTTCAAAGAAGATGGGAAGCAGGTCTCCACAAAGCTTGTAGATCAGGTGTGTTCGTATTTCAGCAAGCTCACCGACAAAGCTTCTGATGACGAACTTGAGCCCAGGCACAGGGAACTAAGTCGGGGTGCTTATCTGGATGATGCCTTTGGTGAATCTCctttagcagagaaagaagatgcCCACCAAGTTTTTGAATGGTGCAAGAGGAATGAATGCACAGACGAGGCTTGCTCTAGCCTCTATGAGGTGTCTGCATCTACGATCAGCAATTACACTGCTTTAAAGGGAGAATTTTTTAACACTTTGGGACCTGGTGGCTATCGAGCAATCTTAGATGTTCTCCTGAAAGATCTACCTTCAGGAACCATCCAGTGTAGTGCACCTGTCAAGAGCATCCAATGGGATCTGGTCAAAAAGGGCCACTGTGAAGACCAACGGTATCCTGTTCAGCTCGTTTGTGAAAATGGACAGAGCTTTGAGGCAGACCATGTGATCGTCACCGTTTCTCTGGGGGTTCTCAAAGATAAAGCTTCAACCATGTTTGAACCGCCCTTACCGCCAACAAAACTGGCTGCGATTGAGAATCTCGGATTTGGCATAGTAGAcaaaatattcttgttttttgAGAAGAGATTCTGGCCAGATGACTGTGCCGGAGTGCAGTTGTTGTGGAAAGAGGGGCCTGAAGATAAAGATGTTTATGAGTCTCTGTCTGAAGGGGAAGCCTGGAAGAAGACGTGGTTCAAGAAGATCACTGGTTTTGATACAGTGGCCCGTCATCCCACGGCTCTGTGTGGCTGGATCACAGGTAGAGAAGCACTGTATATGGAGAAGCTTCCGGACAGTGAAATACGAGATAACTGTGTAAG GTTGCTCAGGTCTTTCACAGGCTGGTCAGTGCCAGAGGTCTCAAAGATGCTGATCTCCAGATGGGGCTCTGATTCTCACGTCCGTGGCTCCTACACATTTATTCCTGATGGTGTTGATGGAGTGAAAGCACAAAAGGCATTAGCATCACCTCTTCCTCCTAAAGATGAATCCAAAGGGAGGAAG CACCTGCAGGTATTGTTTGCTGGTGAAGCTACAAATGAGAACTTCTACACCACGACCCATGGAGCATATCTCACAGGGGTCAGAGAAGCAGAGCGACTCATAAACTATTACGCTGATTGA